The Coccidioides posadasii str. Silveira chromosome 2, complete sequence genomic interval CGTAACGCATGCAACTGAACCCCGGTGTAGAGGCCACGAATACCATGACGCGAAATAATCTGCTTGATTGCCTCGGAGGTCGTGAGACGCTTGACATCTCGCAAAGGAGATTTGTCCGGGATCTTGCCAGCGGAAACTTGAGCTTGGGCTCGGTTGGCCATGAGGACTGAAGTCTGCACAACGTTTTTCGCTAGTTCAAATGGGCCTGGGTCTCAAGTGAGTCAATGGAACAAGAGTTTACAGTCAATTAAGACTTACAAGCAAGAGGAGCTGCTGCGAGGCCTGCAGCCATGCCTCCGATCGTAAACGTTGTTAAAGTTGCCAATGTTGGAACACTTCCCGGAGTATTATAATACACCAAAGGTGACGTCCCAGTAGCTTGCTCGATGGTATCCGAAACCATATGCTTCACTTTCTGGTAGACGGTAAAGTTGATCACCCGCACAATGGTGACACTCGCGAGTGGTGGCAGAGCGCCTGATTTTAATGAGCAAACGGCTCCAACGCACTTGAGTGCACTATATGGGGTATTAGGAATAGTATATTTCCCACTTACCAGCAGTGTATCCCCGAAGACCTTCAGTTCGCCACATGTAGCGAGCACAGTGTCCATAGCCCTTGAAGTCATGTCTTTCCAACAACCAAGTTAATGGAAGGTGCGACAGAAGATGTAAAAGGTTGGATTTTGAGAACGACTTACGTTTGCATGCGAGTCTTCAAATTTTCCAACGGAGTCTAAATCCGAGACAGGATGTCAGTGAAAGCTTCAATCACCAAGGGAGGAGGATTAATAGCTCCCAGCAACTCCAGGAAGAAGTGCCATAGCACTTCGACCTACCGAGATTAGAGTCGCGATGATTGTAGATGCCCCAGAAGCCACCTGAGTACGATATTCTTTGAGGAATCGATTTCTCTTGGTTGGATCGGTCCACCAAAGAGTTGACGCCATGGCAGATGGTTGCGCTGGTCGGGCAGTGGCGGAGATTGTTTTGGTTACATGACCAGCGTTGTCTCGTGGGAAATTCATTAGGGCTGAGATAGATCCTCTTTAGGGTATGGACTGCGGGATCCTATGGAACGCAAAGTGGTCTCTCGGCGTGAACACGAGCAGACCTCTCGGCGTTCCACGGCCGTCCATGGATTGAACTGGACGACACAGATCTTATGTGAAGTGGAGCGTTCAATTCACCTCTcttcaacaagagagaatGGAACAGACAATCCCCAGAGCTTGGAGGGCAGGCTTCTCTGGGGCCGCCACCGCCGCGTGTGAGCAAAGGAGAAAGCACTTGGAGACACTGAAGTCTTAAATCAACAAAGCAAAGCTAAAACTGATTCTCAAATAGGACAGTATCTGTGCTTTCAACAGGAGTCCTGGCTGGCCTCAACAAAGGAGAATGGCTGCTGGAAAACTCCCAAGACACAGATGCTTGGGAGAAAGGTTCGGTATCCAGCAAAGAAGTGGCTAAGATTAACTCAGAGTCACAGGATAAGCAGTTCCTGTAGAGCCTTAAGTGCAATATGTGCTTTGGTTCTTGGGCACTTCTCCTCTGGCTTGTTCGGAGAGACGATGGAAAATCAGACGCAAAGAAGAGGATACCTGATTTCCTATCCTGATTGAGACCGAGAATGGATGCCCTCGAGCACAACAGAGAAAGGGGGGAGTAGGgcaggaagaagaggagaaaggtgagaagaagaagagcaagcACATGCTGCTGCGGAGGTCTGAAATCACTTGGACGGTGCATGGGCGTGGCAGAAATGTAACTTTCGTGATTGGCCCAGGCCCAGGCTTCTGTGGATGGATTTGGTCTAGCGTTGTTCAAGGGCCTGGTTGATGGAGGGCGACTAGCAAGTCAGCTTCAGCGGTGCTTGGCTGCTTGTGGCTTACCAAGGTTTATTACTTTCCAGGATTTCTTTAGGGTTAGAATGCACTGGTGCTCGCAGTTCTTGTTTGGGGAGATAAAGAAGAGAGGCCAATAGGCATTTGTGGTGCATGAGACGATCAGGATTGGGTGTTGTGGGTTATCTGGTGGCCCCTGGAACAGCTTACCAAGTGTTGGCGCACTGCATTGGGAAAGATTTGGATCCCTTGTAACCATCCAACACAGGGAGCTCCCAGTTTGTGAGGGGAACCGTCAGACTGCAATGAGCGGAGGGACATCCCACGGTACACTCATTGTCCAGCGCATCATCTGCATCTTTCCATGCAGCCACGCCTTTTTCAACAAATGGAACATGGTCTTTCGCATCTCCGAGTATTGGCTCCGTGCAGCCAACCGTTGTCTGGACCTTCAAGACCACCATCCAGCCTCTGCGCGATGGTCAAGTTGTTGTGTTGGTTCCTAAATGGACTTACGCATGCACATCCACACCATACCGTGAGCACCCAAGTAACTATGGTGTTGCTCCAAGGGGGCATAGACCAGTGCCAGCCAAAGATACGCCAATGGAGGTGGCGAGTTGAGCGTGCATTGGAAAGCATCCTACTCCCTAGCCGCAGGAGCGTAGTCGGGGTAAGTACGGGTACGCGACAACGATGAGACAGTCTGTGTGGAGTCCAAAGACTCAGCGGTGTTTTTAATTAATGTGCAAACGAGTTAACTACTCTGCACGGTGTACCCTGCAAACTGTTTGAGATGGCCAAAACCCACCCCCTCGATCCACGGCTCGCTGGACGGCTGGATGGAAGGTAACTACGTAATCACTTGGAAGGTTTGTTTCCCGCCAGTTTGTACTACGTAGCTTTATCTGATAGAAACGGCCTACTCCGTAACCAATGGCGGAATGAGCATGTGTTTGAAATGCTTGGATACACACGAGCTATTCAACTATGCCAAGGTTGGCTTCCAGATGGAGCTTCCCCGCGCCTTTCCTTGCATACGCCACCATAcagtgaaaagaaaactACAAACTGGACACAAGGTCTCCATTAATTGTCATCATCCCCTTCGTTTAGTAAACATATACGGAGCACGGAATGGCAAGCATGCGGACTTTGCCTAGGTCAACCGTTTATAGGGCGTTAGACGGTGAATGTTTGGCTGGTTTGCCCTGGCCCATCGAACCTCGGGACCTCGG includes:
- a CDS encoding uncharacterized protein (EggNog:ENOG410PISP~COG:C~BUSCO:8694at33183) produces the protein MNFPRDNAGHVTKTISATARPAQPSAMASTLWWTDPTKRNRFLKEYRTQVASGASTIIATLISTPLENLKTRMQTHDFKGYGHCARYMWRTEGLRGYTAGALPPLASVTIVRVINFTVYQKVKHMVSDTIEQATGTSPLVYYNTPGSVPTLATLTTFTIGGMAAGLAAAPLACPFELAKNVVQTSVLMANRAQAQVSAGKIPDKSPLRDVKRLTTSEAIKQIISRHGIRGLYTGVQLHALRDTIGTGMYFAIYETTKQLISTYQGDHGSPFGAPMVAGALCGVIPWICTYGLDTKKTRAQSILLGKSNEINEATVAAARSSTYRGMTVLLFRTSVQNMILLSTFEYIKMKINELPLYDEKPQA